In Mytilus trossulus isolate FHL-02 unplaced genomic scaffold, PNRI_Mtr1.1.1.hap1 h1tg000128l__unscaffolded, whole genome shotgun sequence, one DNA window encodes the following:
- the LOC134700259 gene encoding protocadherin-1-like: MNPRNYCILLFCIYGLASATDIVYNLLEEQPPRTFVGNVADDTNLRSTLNESGFNRLQFEILKEGSKYADWFTIDIKRGQLETSEVIDRENVCTSPQSCILGLDIAIYQEDKVNSLILDLYQAFRIQIILDDLNDNEPSFPKSELSLTVPESSEIGYVLFISSADDPDSGENNGVATYELVADDDTFSLQTPGVDGGNLGIVVNKNLDRETQNFYRFRVVAKDGGIPIRSGSVMINVTVLDTNDNSPIFEQLEYAVSFPENTPIGTTVLKVTANDKDIGENGEVLYRFSARASDKVKTIFDINDISGEISLKKDIDYEKDQSFQFTVEAYDKGASSNKAQSIVKVTISDENDNSPEIHINIPPGGSEIPEPAEVDRYIAYVDAQDPDSGENGTVTCTINNDYFRLESINTGMYKVKLNRLLDRETVEVHNINIICSDNGRPKRSNTTMLSIRVLDINDKFPVFNQSNYDMDIHENNKIGDVIGMVTATDEDIGEHALLSYHIEHSFDEEYFKINQNTGLLSANRVFDREERALYEFKVIAKDSGQIIHSSLPTTVRVRIVDKNDGTPKFTEDRYIFYVEEETLRGTEVGNVTVVDHDTGANGEVSFLQDFPYKDVFVIDSATGKITTKNVLDRETNASYIFDLTAQDKGNPSLQSTTRIEIFVKDINDNVPLVNFPTNRNNTVSVPQTTTIGTIITRISATDLDEGINGQLTYHIMQGDRRGIFRMNNLTGAMIVDKQIDESDAGTYTLLIAVQDNGIPQLTTWTNLVLIIQDDNGRKNMIIAIAVATVTFALSVAMILTIFVIRRRDVMRKKQKELEVKSDKQNFVAGWLNCLSTSSKDIPKMNMGEKVKDTNKQMDHKTDTDMQLMVPDTGSTSSEDSKSIGPGSNQNLTKIDNNLNEKKEEMSPREQDSGFGESLERRGLQEMKGGFHDETQRSKTSYLDSRGVRIPSPYLDTSLPNRCWKKNDRQTYNRAISFDDEVLREREREKSNVPSFSSFNCRSISDSGQNTNLFTISEQKQPYGCHSLHRNPPNSNKSLNSKYSFRNPPRRDLPPISATPEPEVVEPCVYEPYAYGNKPYSLDRHSFSDNHINIHSDIYSQSPRSETYTQSPRPYSPRSDIYVQSSRSDTYVPHSGLDTYVESSRSDTYVNNSRHNTHANSHSRDGIILGKIDNNDIVV; encoded by the exons ATGAATCCCCGTAATTATTGTATCCTGCTCTTCTGTATTTATGGCTTGGCTTCAGCAACGGACATTGTGTACAACTTGCTCGAAGAGCAACCGCCACGGACATTTGTTGGAAATGTTGCAGACGATACCAATTTACGATCAACATTAAATGAAAGTGGTTTTAACAGACTTCAATTCGAAATCTTAAAAGAGGGAAGCAAATATGCTGACTGGTTCACAATCGACATTAAAAGGGGCCAGTTGGAAACCAGTGAAGTAATAGATCGCGAGAATGTATGCACTTCCCCACAGTCTTGTATTCTGGGATTAGACATTGCAATTTATCAAGAAGATAAAGTGAATTCGTTGATCTTAGATTTATACCAAGCATTTCGCATACAAATTATTTTGGACGATTTGAATGATAATGAACCATCGTTTCCAAAGTCCGAACTTAGTTTAACTGTTCCGGAATCTTCCGAGATTGGGTATGTACTATTTATAAGCTCGGCGGACGATCCAGACAGTGGCGAAAACAATGGTGTCGCCACTTACGAACTCGTAGCAGACGACGATACTTTTTCTCTACAGACACCAGGAGTCGATGGCGGGAATCTTGGCATTGTTGTGAATAAAAACTTAGATCGAGAAACGCAAAATTTTTACCGCTTTCGAGTGGTTGCTAAGGACGGTGGAATCCCGATCAGAAGCGGCAGTGTAATGATTAATGTTACTGTGCTGGATACAAACGATAATTCTCCGATATTCGAACAGCTAGAATATGCCGTTTCTTTCCCCGAAAATACCCCCATTGGAACGACTGTACTGAAAGTAACCGCAAATGACAAAGATATTGGGGAAAATGGCGAAGTATTGTATAGATTTAGCGCAAGGGCTTCAGATAAGGTAAAAACCATTTTCGACATTAATGATATTTCGGGTGAAATATCGTTGAAAAAAGACATTGATTATGAAAAAGACCAGTCTTTTCAGTTCACCGTTGAGGCATACGATAAAGGAGCATCTTCCAATAAAGCACAGTCGATTGTTAAAGTTACGATTTCTGATGAAAACGACAATTCACcagaaatacatataaatattccACCAGGTGGATCTGAAATACCTGAACCAGCGGAAGTTGATCGATATATCGCTTACGTCGATGCGCAAGATCCCGATAGCGGCGAAAATGGCACTGTGACGTGTACAATTAACAACGATTATTTTAGACTGGAGTCTATCAATACTGGGATGTATAAAGTAAAGCTGAACCGGTTGTTAGACAGGGAAACAGTGGAAGTTCATAACATAAACATCATATGCTCGGATAACGGGAGACCAAAGCGATCTAACACCACTATGTTATCAATTCGTGTATTAGATATCAACGATAAGTTTCCTGTgttcaatcaatcaaattacGATATGGATATCCacgaaaacaataaaattggcGATGTTATTGGCATGGTTACTGCAACAGATGAAGATATTGGCGAGCATGCGCTTCTATCATACCATATAGAACACAGTTTTGATGAAGAGTActttaaaatcaatcaaaatacggGACTTCTCAGTGCCAATAGAGTTTTTGATCGAGAAGAACGAGCATTGTACGAGTTCAAAGTTATTGCAAAAGATTCCGGACAGATTATTCATAGCTCTCTCCCAACTACTGTTCGCGTTCGAATTGTCGACAAAAATGATGGTACGCCGAAGTTTACGGAAGATCGTTATATTTTCTATGTTGAAGAAGAAACACTGCGAGGAACGGAAGTCGGTAATGTTACCGTTGTAGATCATGACACGGGAGCTAATGGCGAAGTTTCTTTCTTGCAGGATTTTCCATATaaagatgtttttgttattgattcAGCAACTggaaaaataacaacaaaaaatgtcCTTGATCGCGAGACAAATGCGAGTTATATTTTCGACCTGACCGCACAAGACAAAGGAAACCCATCACTACAAAGTACTACAAGGATAGAAATTTTCGTGAAAGACATCAACGATAATGTTCCGTTGGTAAATTTCCCTACAAATCGAAATAACACTGTCTCTGTACCACAGACAACTACGATTGGAACCATCATCACACGAATCAGCGCAACGGACTTAGACGAAGGCATTAACGGTCAGCTGACGTATCATATTATGCAGGGTGACCGACGTGGTATATTTAGAATGAACAATTTGACAGGTGCGATGATAGTCGATAAACAAATCGATGAAAGCGATGCTGGAACATATACATTGTTGATTGCGGTTCAAGATAATGGCATACCACAACTTACCACTTGGACAAACCTCGTTCTGATTATTCAGGACGACAATGGCCGAAAAAACATGATCATTGCTATTGCCGTGGCAACCGTTACTTTTGCGTTATCAGTGGCGatgattttgacaatttttgttaTCCGACGACGAGATGTGATGAGAAAGAAACAGAAAGAACTTGAAGTAAAATCCGACAAACAAAACTTTGTTGCCGGGTGGTTAAACTGTCTGTCAACATCGTCGAAGGATATTCCGAAAATGAATATGGGTGAAAAGGTCAAGGACACAAATAAACAGATGGACCATAAGACTGATACTGATATGCAGCTAATGGTTCCAGACACCGGAAGTACATCATCAGAAGATAGCAAATCAATCGGG cCTGGGTCcaatcaaaatttaacaaagattGACAACAATCTGAACGAAAAGAAGGAAGAAATGTCACCCAGGGAACAGGACAGTGGGTTTGGTGAGAGCCTGGAGAGACGGGGATTGCAAGAAATGAAAG GAGGATTTCATGATGAAACACAGCGGTCGAAAACATCATATTTGGATAGCAGAGGAGTGCGAATTCCCTCCCCTTACTTAGATACTTCACTTCCAAACCGATGTTGGAAGAAAAATGACCGACAGACATATAATCGAGCCATTAGTTTTGATGATGAAGTTTTACGCGAGAGAGAACGAGAAAAATCAAATGTGCCttctttttcaagttttaattgTCGGTCTATATCCGATTCAGGACAAAATACAAACTTGTTCACTatatcagaacaaaaacaaccTTATGGATGCCACAGCTTACATAGGAATCCACCAAACAGTAATAAATCATTAAATTCAAAGTACTCTTTTAGAAATCCGCCTCGGAGGGATTTGCCGCCGATAAGTGCAACACCAGAACCAGAAGTTGTAGAACCATGTGTCTATGAACCATATGCATATGGCAACAAACCATACTCGTTAGACAGACATTCTTTTTCAGATAATCATATAAACATTCATTCTGATATTTATTCTCAAAGTCCACGATCAGAAACATATACTCAGAGTCCAAGACCTTATAGTCCGAGGTCTGACATTTATGTGCAAAGTTCAAGATCAGACACATATGTGCCGCATTCAGGATTAGATACATATGTAGAGAGTTCCAGGTCTGACACATATGTTAATAATTCGAGACATAATACTCATGCAAACTCCCATTCCAGAGATGGAATAATTTTGGGTAAAATTGACAATAACGATATCGTTGTCTAG